Proteins from a genomic interval of Equus quagga isolate Etosha38 chromosome 13, UCLA_HA_Equagga_1.0, whole genome shotgun sequence:
- the LOC124250676 gene encoding T-cell surface glycoprotein CD1b-like, whose translation MLLLPLLLSAVLFPGGDNEHAFQGPASFRVIQISSFANSTWAQIRGSGWLDDLQIHGWDSDSGTAIFLKPWSKGNFSDEEVTELEELFRVYLIGFVREVQDRASEFQMEYPFEFQGMAGCELNSGEATVSFLKTALGGLDFLSIKNDTCVPASEGGSRAQRFCALISQYQGILDIIKKLLLETCPRYLLGVLDAGKAELQRHVKPEAWLSSGPAPGPGRLLLVCHVSGFYPKPVWVMWMRGEKEQPGTQQGDIQPNDDGTWYLRVTLDVATEEAAGLTCRVRHSSLGGQDIILYWGLSISIGLIVLAIIVPSSILLICLALWFWRRRSYQNIS comes from the exons ATGCTGCTTCTGCCACTTCTATTGTCAGCAGTTCTCTTTCCAGGTGGTGACAATGAGCATG CCTTCCAGGGGCCAGCTTCTTTCCGTGTCATCCAGATCTCATCCTTCGCCAACAGCACCTGGGCACAAATTCGAGGCTCAGGCTGGTTGGATGATTTGCAGATCCATGGCTGGGACAGTGACTCGGGCACTGCCATCTTCCTGAAGCCCTGGTCCAAGGGAAACTTCAGTGATGAGGAGGTGACTGAGCTGGAGGAGCTATTTCGAGTCTATCTCATCGGATTTGTTCGGGAAGTGCAGGACCGCGCCAGTGAATTCCAGATGGAAT ACCCCTTTGAATTCCAGGGCATGGCAGGGTGTGAGCTGAATTCTGGGGAGGCCACAGTAAGCTTCTTGAAGACAGCTTTAGGAGGATTGGATTTCCTGAGCATCAAGAATGACACATGTGTGCCTGCCTCAGAGGGAGGCAGTAGGGCGCAGAGGTTCTGTGCACTCATCTCTCAGTACCAAGGGATCCTTGATATCATAAAGAAGCTCCTTTTAGAAACCTGCCCTCGATATCTCTTGGGTGTCCTCGATGCAGGGAAAGCAGAACTGCAGAGGCATG TGAAGCCTGAGGCCTGGCTGTCTAGTGGCCCTGCTCCTGGGCCTGGCCGTCTGCTGCTGGTGTGCCACGTCTCAGGATTCTACCCAAAGCCTGTGTGGGTGATGTGGATGCGAGGTGAGAAGGAACAGCCAGGCACTCAGCAAGGTGACATCCAGCCCAATGATGATGGGACATGGTATCTCAGAGTAACCCTGGATGTGGCAACAGAGGAGGCTGCTGGCCTGACCTGCAGAGTGAGGCACAGCAGTTTGGGAGGCCAAGACATCATCCTCTACTGGG GACTTTCCATCTCTATTGGCTTGATAGTTTTGGCAATAATAGTGCCCTCCTCGATCCTTTTGATATGTCTTGCATTATGGTTTTGGAGGCGCCg GTCATATCAGAATATCTCATGA